gccctactcaacaccttcatcaccttccctcatctctattgtcagcggtccactctcccgcatcccgttgtaccccctacttgaacatggtgttttatacTATATATTATTATCTAACGATGTGTAACCATCCTCTGATGTTTGAATATACTCTTTTTGTCCTCTGGGTTGGTTGATGATCTTGATTGCTTTGAGTTGCATGTCTTATTTTGGTGTTGTCTTATGGTGCCCTCCGTATCGCGCAAGGGTATGTGATTACcgttatagggtgttgcaatatgttcatgattcgtttATAGTCGGTTGCGGGGGTGACAACGGCCTAAACACGACTAAGGGGATTGCTGCGTATAAGAGTAAAAAGGACTTTACACTTaaggctatggttgggttttatcttaatgattTTTAATAGTTACTGAtgattgctagagttccaattataagtgcacTTGAGCTCAtggctctccctcatataaaattgaaataatgattaccgatcttatTATCAATCGCCCAGGACAATTTCACAAATTCTACCATCTAACTTTTATTTTCATATTCTCTATTATCATGCAAACCTATtccattacacctacaaagtatttctagctTTATTCTTGCATAGTAGTTTTATTCTTATTATAGGTAAAGCAAATATTAGTCTGCGTAGAGttatatcgatggtcgatagaaattGAAGAAAATATAAATTCTCTACCTTTAAATCCTCAttaggttcgacattcttacttatcaaaaaaggctacaaccgatcccttatacttgtgggttattacacCTCCGATACAACTAAAACTATCaggaaaaatgtttaaaatgtcaaACCCTCCCAGTGAATGTCAGCCAAATAAGATTTCGGTAAAATGAGGGTTAGGATCTAACTGATACTCCCACTCCAACCTAGGGAGCACCAAGGTACCgtagaaactactccctccgtccgaaaaagcttgtccctcaaatggatgtatctagcaccaagttagtgctagatacgtcCATTTGAGAAAaaagcttgggacaagctttttcggacggaggaataCCTGCGATATTGCGGCAGCCTATCACCCTCACCCCAAGGCCGCAACATGGCGTGCCTTGCCGCAACATTTGCTCTGGTCTCCGAAAGGAGATTTCCGTAGTGAAATGGTTCCGATGAGGAACCCCATGACAGAGTAGCAGTTCAAGAGAGACGAGAGGACGTGGCTCCTTTTTGAGTAGCACATTTGGAAGCTTTGTGGTAGCAATTCACAGTCGCTCAATGAACACATCCCTTGTTTGTTAACTTAATGTGATATTAGGTGCTCCAAAAAATAGTACTATGAAGGCAAATCAAGTTGCCTTTGACAATGGCAAAATAATGAAACCAAGCAACGCCGAGTCTATTACATTTTTATATAAACAAGCCGGCTCCCAAGGAAAGCCTTGGCCACGCTTGGCGTGCTCCCCGCTGGCTTCCTGGTCGGAGGTTCGCCAGCGAGCGCGCCCTGCCTCGCGGTGGCGGAGGCCCCCTGCGCGGCTCCAAACGAGCAGAATAGCGCCGCGGATGGCGACTTGCTCTGGCGGCGCGGCCATGGTGGTTCCCCGATACAGCCACAACAAGGGGTAGCAGCATGCGAGTGAGAGATCCGAATGGTAAAAAGGCGAAAAGGGTGCGGCGTAGTACAAGGGAGGGAGGATGCGGTCTGGGGCTAGGTTTTGTGGGGGTTGTGCCCAATGGGCAGCAGTGCATTCCCACGAGACCCGCGGCATGTGAGGATAGATTTCTTCGCACCGGTGAATGATGAGAGATGCTACAGTTACGGACATTTTTTACGGAATGAAAGCTACAGACAAAGCTGTCGTTATCTGTTTGGGAAGAGGGAGGACCCCACCCTGAAATTCAGGGGGAAGGAGGGAATTGCGAGATGACATGCACGTCCGTTACTTTGATTCCGTAATCATCATCCGTAAGTCTATCATTTTCGGTGAATGATTTACCCAGCCAACATGCACACGGCATGAGCCCACATATCATTGGTGCTGGAAAAACAACCGTGCGGTGGAAACATATATTGACGAAGATCGACGAACGATAGAAAGCTGGAGACTGTTTTGACCACGATCCGGTGGCTGAAAAGGCAGGAAATTGAGGGAGCATCCTACGAGGGAGTTGGCTAGAGACCTTATAGGTAGAATATAGAACAAAATGTACACATCAGTGCCACTGCCAACACATGTGCAAATTTTTGGGATAGTTTACCTCCAAACATACATAAATATTGAAAACGTGATTTACAATAATATCTAAAACTGGATTCCGATGCAAGAAATTAAATGGTTTTGCACAATCCTAGGACCAATTAATGCACCCAGAATGAACAGAAGTCATCATATGGCCTTTGGATGGGAGTGTGGCGCACTGTTTACTTTGTTCCGACGAAATCTCGGCACTAGTGATATCAGCATAGTCCACAGAATATTCTTTAGTCCTATATTATCAGTCCCCTGATAAAGATATAGTCCTGTACAAAATGGTAACCGTACTGTATACAGAATCAGTATCCTTGAAGCTTGATCTCCAGATATGATTGCCAGAACAGCCGACGGTCCAGCCAGCAGAAGTGCCATATAAAAGCTAAATTCCGCAGAAAACTTGAGCAGTTTGATTGGTCCAGTCGAGTTTAATGTCTTCCCCGGCCATTGATGTAGCATCCAAACGTGCAAGTAGGACAGAGCCGACGAAGAGCTAGAGACGCGAAACGAGCCTCTGAACCAGGACACCAACATTTCCGGGTCATATACAGCTGACGGAACTGCTAATACCATGAGTGGGTTTCGCAAGagtagttgtactactactaggcCCCGTGTGGCAGAGTTGATACGCCCTTCCCGACCAGCATGATCAAAGTGATTAGTGAACCATACAATCAATACAATGAACTCCGGCATGTAAAGACTTATGGCGCCACTCCCTAGCCACTCTGCGGCCATTGTGCAAGTTGctatcggtagcattataagatagaACTTGTGCAGCGCTAGCAGCACCTGTACTGCACCAGGACTGGTTCCAATAGGGGATGCGGCTATCATCACTGCTAGTGCACCTAGAGACGAATTGATGAACAGAAAGAAGTGAGAGAGAACAAAAGTACCGCCTTGTTGTTCGCTGAATTGAGTACATATCACGAATGATAACTGCAAACAACAAGAAATCACTTCCATTTTCATCCGCCCCTGGGAACTCTCAGGGCCATGTACAAATACAACATCTTCACTGCTGTCGTGATCTCCAAAAGAGCTCTCTCCAAATACAATCTCCTCACCGCTGTCGTATGTTTTCTCTTTTCCTATACGCTTCTCAGCGGGGGGTGCGATAATGTTGTCGTACTGGAAACTAGGATTCTCCTCAAATTTCTTGGCAGGATTCTCCTTAAATTCATTCGCAAGTACACCTatgaagacaaagaagataacAGGAACGATAGCAATTCTGGTATACCTTTTGTTGATCAGAAGTAATAAGACATAATGTAGCAGCACCACTGCGGCAGCTCTGTAGCAAGTCTGACCAAATCTTTTCAAATAGTACCACAGCAGCAATCGCAGCCCCACAACGACCATGAGCACGCTGAAATCCTCCTTATATATTATCAGATCTGTATTTTGTTCATTTAGCAGGGACCTGAATGATTGTGCAACCATAAAAAGGACGACTGCTGACTCCAAAAGATGATGGCACTCGTACACTAATTTCACTTTGCTTTCAAGTCCAAGGGTTGATATCGTAAGTTGGATATAAGCCTGATAGCAACACAGTTTTTCGTCAGATGGTTTGGAGACAAACTAGTGTTGGTTTGTTATCTTGAATTAAACACAATACCTAAACTGATGGTGGTTTTCAGGAAATAAATGTGTAACAAGTTCGATTTTGAGATTTgccagggcttgcaatttatgagATGCATAGCAATGCCCTAATAATTCAATTAGTTTGAGGAAGATTGTGGAGAATTGCAATTTACTCACATCATGTCAGGACATGATATCTCGAAAATAAGCTACAAGAGGGACGACTCATGAAGGCACAGAGCCACAGAGTAGCAAATAGTTTATTTTTTCTTCGATAAGGGGCTTAATaagcttttttttttctttccgagCCGTGGGCTTAAGCATTTCCTTAAGTTATAATATCACATCAAGCAATACAAGCAAAACTTTGCTAGCAAGTAATCCCTATATTAAGTTACAGAGGGAGTAGCTAAGCTTTTAAAGGAGCGATTACGTATTACTCTTGAAACATACAGACTTCTGCAATAAAAACAAAACTGAGATGAACTGACGGACACAGCAGATTGAATCTTTTACTTCTCAGCAGTAAAATCAAAGCTATGGTTTCTTCTATTGGTTTTGTTTGAATTGAACAAAGTAGGGTTCCGGAAACCAGATCCTTCCGCTAACTTCTAGTTGATCTTTTTGTTTTGAAAGGAACTTCTAGTTTATCGGCTAGATAACTTCTGATCAACTGTATGCTAGTGATTCAAAGAGTAAAAATCACAGGGCTAGATATTTCAACATCTTTACGTAGATGGGGCAGATAAATTCGATTTTCCAAAGGACCTAGAGAAGAATCTAAGCAAACAGAGATATAAATTTGCTTTGATTCAAGGTTTACCTTGTAGAAGCCTCGATCACGCTCCGAGTGAATTTCCTTTTTCGCCATATTCTTCTCGTAAGAAGTAAAAACACAGTTCCGCCGGATCGTCTTCGAAATAGTCGACCAATTGGTTGAATTTCTTGTTCAGCTGAGCGGAGCATGTATGTACATCAATCGGGGTGATCAAGGCAGGACAGGAAGAAGCTAGCACCTAATTACTCCAAATTCCGGCCGGCCGCCTTGTTTAGGGCTCGCCCCGTCTTGAAGCTCGTTTGCGCTTCAACACAGCTGGCTCGAATGATTGGGGGAGGAGATGGGAAATGAGATAGGGACTTGGTTCTAATGTCAACAGGCCCcatttgagttgtaattttttggGAGCTCGATAAACTAAACTCTAAATGCAGCTGGTAGCAGCTTGTGGCAGATGTACGGGGCTATGGGCTGGATAATGCCGACCACCGCGGCATGTGAACTATTGGGCACTTTTGCGTACAACTCCTTTTAAAGTAAGGACAAAGCTTTTAAATATTATATTTTGGATGAGTTGGAGGAGAGAGAGGAGCAGAGAGAAGGGAAGCAGGCTATCGATTAACAGCCAGCTACAGCACATGCTTCTAGGCATGTTGTGAGAGAAGAAGGTGGGCCATGTATAAAAAAAATACATATTCATATGtaactattgtactccctccggtcctttttactctgcacattggatttgccgaaagtcaaacttagctaagtttgaccaaatttatattagaaattattagcatctataatatctaataaatataatatgaaaatatattccgagatgaatctaatgatgttggtgttgttatataaatgtcaataattttttatataaacttggtcaaagttggatgagattgacttcagacaaacataatatgcagagtaaaaaggaccggagggagtacttgacTGCTGTAAGGTTGTCTATAGATAATGTGGCAAGACCATATAGCCAAcaattggctatactattaaccatgctcttatataAACGGGAGTAGGTGGGGCCGAACCGAACTGTCTTTGTCATTTGACATTTAAATATGCCTTTTGGCCCTCTGGTGGAACCTAGTCACCACTGCTCAAGTCTTAGGCTTAGGCATGAGTACTCACATTTTTCTAAAATTTCAGGGTTTTTCAGCACTAATTTCTCGGAATAGACATTTGCTCGTGGATAACAAGGTGTATGTATCAACTTTACCAATCTCTAGATTTGTTAGCTCAATCTCCTAAAGATGCTCCTATATAGAAGATGTGTGTTCCTACGTCATAAGGTTGAGTCTACATGCGTGCATGAAGGGCATCTCCAACAATGTCCCCTGTGTCCCCCTCATATTTCTGGACCGAATTAACCGGACACTTTTAGGCCTCCAACGCTATCCCTTAATTGTTCGTGGGCATATTCAGATATCCAAAATTCCCTACTCTGTGACCAAATAAAGGGAGAAATAGGGGAGTCTGGACATGTCGGTGAACACCGCCAACAATTCGGACTCGAACCCCACTCACCATAAATCAAGTTTTCCTTGAACACCCCTCCTTTCTCTCTCCTCTTTCCATTGGACAAGGGGCGGACAAGTAGGGTATTTAGGTGTATAGAAGTAGATGACCGGCGCTCTCCCCGCTGTTCGTGCACACATATGAACGTATCCAGGGACATTTGAGGGTATtcatttagggcatctccaacattgaccCATAAATATCTCTGGAATATGTAGGGACGTGGTCCATGGACATGATGCTGGAAGGAGCTATTCAATGTTAATCATAAAGTATCCGGTTGGAAGGAGAAAAAGTAGATGGGGATCATGCAAGTGATGATATATTTGTGGTTTAGTGTGCGGctgggaggagagagagaagagaggcaccaTGCATGTGATTGGTCAAGTGGATGTTCGGACTCCGACAAAGCTCCGCCACGTTTGTCTCTTGTATGCTGGAATCCATACGTCTGGACTGCTAAGAGGATATATACATGTCTTCGTTGGATGGCAAAAGTATTTCGAACACCGTGGTTCGGACATAGAGTGGAGGTTTAAGAGTccgccttggagatgcccttaatGAATAGCACTagagttggagatgccctaaggatcAACATCTGTGATGTGTTTCTAAAACTGGTCTAAAAGCATGATTAGGGCACCTAAGGTGCTACCGTGTTTCACTACTTCTCCTTGCTAAATGTTCGCAACGTTTTGTTTTCCTTTAGTGTATGGAGCCAGTTAAAGAAAATGGCATGTATGTGAAGGATCGAGGATCCCGCATCACCAACAAAGACTGTAGCGGCCGCTCTGGTCGGCACCCTATCGAAGGGC
The sequence above is a segment of the Triticum dicoccoides isolate Atlit2015 ecotype Zavitan chromosome 1A, WEW_v2.0, whole genome shotgun sequence genome. Coding sequences within it:
- the LOC119323342 gene encoding uncharacterized protein LOC119323342 produces the protein MAKKEIHSERDRGFYKAYIQLTISTLGLESKVKLVYECHHLLESAVVLFMVAQSFRSLLNEQNTDLIIYKEDFSVLMVVVGLRLLLWYYLKRFGQTCYRAAAVVLLHYVLLLLINKRYTRIAIVPVIFFVFIGVLANEFKENPAKKFEENPSFQYDNIIAPPAEKRIGKEKTYDSGEEIVFGESSFGDHDSSEDVVFVHGPESSQGRMKMEVISCCLQLSFVICTQFSEQQGGTFVLSHFFLFINSSLGALAVMIAASPIGTSPGAVQVLLALHKFYLIMLPIATCTMAAEWLGSGAISLYMPEFIVLIVWFTNHFDHAGREGRINSATRGLVVVQLLLRNPLMVLAVPSAVYDPEMLVSWFRGSFRVSSSSSALSYLHVWMLHQWPGKTLNSTGPIKLLKFSAEFSFYMALLLAGPSAVLAIISGDQASRILILYTVRLPFCTGLYLYQGTDNIGLKNILWTMLISLVPRFRRNKVNSAPHSHPKAI